Proteins encoded in a region of the Plasmodium falciparum 3D7 genome assembly, chromosome: 1 genome:
- a CDS encoding Pfmc-2TM Maurer's cleft two transmembrane protein → MFHYIYKIYIFTIILCASNLFNNNVVEIGTYKLSYHNGGIQFRMLAQKNTNKKPFGNTLTNILFKDKKKKNLDPQISSLVSLVDNMNITQEKKDKIKNLSLKYINSRDVKEKNESINELQKYSNNEECKEYMDSYLMHLRMQNDIKCLKRKNLWNNIWIVSTTLLLIIIMIVCLFSVDITSSSALGPAFILLIFIIHIVARYFPDMKIGFKKLKTKLNTFFQNKKQITK, encoded by the exons atgtttcattatatttataaaatatatatttttaccatAATACTATGTGCATCTAATCTATTTAATAac aatGTAGTAGAAATTGGAACATACAAATTATCATACCATAATGGAGGGATACAATTCAGAATGTTAGCACAAAAAAACACAAATAAAAAACCATTCGGAAATACCTTAACGAATATATTGTTTaaggacaaaaaaaaaaaaaatcttgaTCCTCAAATTTCATCTCTAGTCAGTTTAGtagataatatgaatataactcaagaaaaaaaagataaaatcaaaaatctctcattaaaatatataaatagtagagatgtaaaagaaaaaaatgaatcaaTTAATGAACTTCaaaaatatagtaataaCGAAGAATGTAAAGAATATATGGATAGTTATTTAATGCATCTTCGTAtgcaaaatgatataaaatgtttaaaaagaaaaaatttgtGGAATAATATTTGGATTGTTTCAACGACCTTATTATTAATCATTATAATGATAGTATGTTTATTTTCGGTTGATATTACATCATCTTCTGCACTTGGCCCTgcatttattcttttaatttttattatccatataGTTGCTCGTTATTTTCCTGACATGAAAATaggttttaaaaaattaaaaacaaaattgaa